Proteins encoded in a region of the Hypanus sabinus isolate sHypSab1 chromosome 12, sHypSab1.hap1, whole genome shotgun sequence genome:
- the LOC132402612 gene encoding peptide chain release factor 1-like, mitochondrial isoform X2 yields MLFAAEMFEMYQGYAAYKHWVFDVLDYRRSELGGLRHAVASVSGEGSYGRLMYEGGVHRVQRIPRTERQGRIHTSTMTVVVLPQPTEIELTISPKDLRIETKRASGAGGQHVNTTDSAVRILHIPTGVVSECQQERSQLRNRERAMQMLRAKLYGRKLEEETSRRQHARSIQIGTRGRSEKIRTYNFPQDRVTDHRIGKSLYNLKDFMLGEELLDEMIEELRSLIDTEHLLEFLESMQRQQNRSGDR; encoded by the exons ATGCTGTTTGCTGCAGAAATGTTCGAAATGTACCAGGGCTACGCAGCCTACAAGCACTGGGTCTTTGACGTGCTGGACTACCGTCGCAGTGAGCTAG GGGGTCTGCGGCACGCTGTTGCCAGCGTGAGTGGTGAGGGGAGCTATGGACGCCTGATGTACGAGGGAGGAGTTCACCGAGTTCAGAGGATCCCCAGAACCGAGAGGCAAGGCAGGATTCACACCAGCACCATGACTGTGGTGGTGTTACCCCAGCCCACCGAG ATTGAGCTGACGATCAGCCCAAAGGACCTGCGGATCGAAACGAAGCGAGCGAGTGGGGCAGGGGGTCAACATGTGAACACAACGGACAGCGCAGTCCGAATCCTCCACATCCCGACTG GTGTGGTGTCAGAGTGCCAGCAGGAGCGGTCCCAACTGCGGAATCGCGAACGGGCCATGCAGATGCTGCGAGCCAAGCTCTACGGCAGGAAGCTGGAGGAGGAGACGAGCAGACGGCAGCATGCTCGCAGTATTCAG ATTGGGACCAGGGGAAGATCAGAAAAAATCCGAACCTACAACTTTCCACAGGACAGGGTTACAGATCATCGGATCGGCAAATCGCTCTACAACCTAAAGGACTTCATGCTGGGGGAAGAGCTTCTGGATGAGATGATTGAGGAGCTGAGAAGCCTCATTGACACTGAACATCTCCTCGAGTTCCTGGAGAGCATGCAGAGACAGCAGAATAGATCAGGGGATCGGTGA